The stretch of DNA ATAGAAAATAGCAAGGTGCACACTGTGACAAACCAACCTTTTTTAGGGTCGGATTTGTGTTATAGTTTTCTCTTTGTTGTTCCGATCTTCTTATTGGCTAGATTCCCAATTATGCTGTTTGCTTTTTTAGTTAGCTTTTTGAGTCGAATGGGCTTGGGCTATTATTTCAAAAAACAGATTGGAGGCTATACAGGAGATTGTTTGGGAGCGGTTCAACAGGTAACAGAAGTCTGCTTTTATCTTTCAATTTTGGCGCTGTCATAATAACTTAGACCATTATCAGAATGGTCTAAGTTAGATTTATCAATCTAAAAATAACAGTTTGCCTTCCGCTACTTTTAAAGTATTGATCCTAAGTTGATAAAAACACAGCCCCTTGTGCATTTTGCTTGAGAGCGTAAAAGAATTCCCAGTTGTGTGGTATTGATTGATGACTTGTCCCGTTGAATTGTATAACAACAAAGCAACTTCTGAGTGCGAATGATTATCAAATTGGAGGACACTTTGTTGAGTAATGGGGTGCGGATATACAGCTACTTCAAGGTTGGGCTGATCCTTTATTTTAGTACTACTATTTGTTATAGGACAGCTATTGTGAATGTAAACTAGGTTGCTATCCTTACTATAGTTTTGGAGGCAAAGGCATAAATTAGGAATTGTCCCCAAATGCATATAGGCAAAACCATAATTGGTTCCTATTCCTTCTATAAATGTTAGCTTATTTCCCCCCCAAACAAAAAAGGGAACATAGTTGAGCCGAATATGTTTTAGCCCTGATTGATAATAGATAGAGTCAACTATTGCTGTAGTATCTCCAACTCCAAATGGATGGAGATTAACGACGAAACTATCTCCAAGTGTTAAAGACATATCTGCAACTAAATATTCTACAGTATCCCAAACAACAACATCCCCTTTGGCTCCCCTGAACCAAATTTTTCCTAAAGTCGTATCTTCTCGCAAAAAACCGTGAGCAGCTTCACTTGGCGAAACATTATGATAAATAGTATTACCTTGTTTGGTCCCCACCTTCTTATAGTTTGATCCAAACATAGTAGTGTCTTCAAATGCTACTCTTTCAATAACTCTAGCTTGATCCAATTGACAAAAAGAAATATTCCATTGAGTGCTACTTTGACCAAAAATAGTTTCATAAGTTTGCCCTAAGGATAGTATAGACAAATTCGTAACGAATACAAAAATAAAAGCAAGTCTGTGTTTCATGTTATACTGTTTTTTTTAGAACTTATCCATACATTACAAGATCTAGATCTTACCAAGGTAAATTCTATTCATTATAAAACAGCTTAGGGGGACAGGAATAAATATAGTACAAAAATTAATTGTTTTCAATATATTTACATTTTTTTATTTTAAATATAAGGATAGCTCATGCAAATATATGTCAGTCGCCATACCAAAGTAAATATCCAAACGGGCATCTGTTATGGTCAAACAGAGATACAGCTTCTTGATTCTTTTCAAATGGAGGCAGATCTTTTACAGAAAAAAATTCCCTTGGATCTAGATGCAGTTATCACGAGTCCTTTGTCTAGATGTCATTTATTGGCTAAACGTTTCTGTCATCAACCGCTAATAGAAGATGCCTTATTAGAAATGAATTTTGGCGACTGGGAACTGCAAGCATGGGATCGAATAGATCCTGAACAGCTCCAAACTTGGATGGATGACTTTGTTCACAATAGCCCCCCAAATGGGGAAAGCATGCAACAGCTTTACGAGCGAGTAGCCAATTTTATGGATCGCCTGAGGGCTACTTCTTATCAAAAAGTGCTCCTCGTAACTCATGCGGGAGTTATTCGTTGTATTTGGGCCTATTTATTAGCAATTCCACTTAAAAACACCTTTAAAATCACTGTTGATTATAACAGGGTGTTAGTTTTTAACTTGGGAGAGCATCCTGATTACGATTCTATCAAAACAATGTAAATAAATGCATAAAAACTATTTAAAAATGCCAAAAATATATTTTTAAAAAAAAAATTAAAAATTTATTATCATCTATTAAAACCGATAAAACACTACTTAATAAGTAGATATATATATACAAATGCCTTTCAAAAAACAGAGTTCATTTTAATTGTTTTAAATAAAAAAGAAATTTAATGTATTATTGCTAAAATTTTTTTTGTATAAAAAACTAGATGAATACAATATAAATTTAATTTGGTTGAGCAAATCCATAATTTAGATGCAATAAGAAAGCGTTTTAACTAATAAAAATTACCTCGACAATCACAATAAGTTTTCGAATATATTCCTAAATAAAAAACAAATGTCAAAAAATAACCCCCTTACCCAATCCGAAACATCCTCTTCTCATTCCAATTTACCTAAATTCGTTTTTGGAATACTTCTCATTTTGGCTTCTATTTTTATACTCAGTAGCAGCTTGGGTATTGGATTACCTAGTGATGAACCAATAGACCACGCCTATGGAAAAACTTGCTTGAACTATTATAAATCATTCGGGCAAGATACTTCCTTTGTTGATTTAAAAGTCTATGGTCAACCTTACAAAAATCAAAAATATTACGGAGCCATTTTCGAAGCAACAGCAGCAGCGGTAACGGCTTCTTGTTCGCCTGCAACACAATATCATATTCGGCACTTTTTAGTAGCCATTTGTGGTATTTTAATTATATTATTTACAGGATTAACAGCCAAGGAACTATCGGGCTGGAAGGCGGCAGCGGTAACAACGCTATTGATGATGGCTAGTCCTACCATTGTAGGGCAAATGCTCTTTAACAGTAAAGACATCCCATTTGCGCTTGGTTTTGCGATAACCTGTTATTACACCGTAAGATTTGCCCGAAACTACCCGCAATTTAAACGAGGGGATGCCATCGGTTTAGGCTTGGGAATAGCCATAGCAGTTGGAACAAGAGTAGGGGGCTTTTTGTTGGCCACTTACCCTTTTATTTTCTTTGGATTAAAATTAATATTTGAGAAGGAATTTAGGACAGTTTTCTTTTCCCATGAACGTTCTCAACAAATTAAACTAATTTTACTTCCCGCTGCAGTGATTATTTTGGGTTGCCTTTTGGGACTTCTTTTTTACCCCAATTTTTGGATGCACCCAGTTAGTCACGTTAGTGATGCCTTGAATGTTGCGGTTAAATTTCCTGTGTCTATCACCCTTTTCTTTGAAGGAGATATGGTCAGATCTACCAATTTACCCCCCAACTACTTACTAAAATCTTTACAAATTTCTTTACCCCTTTTTACATTGCTCTCAATCCCTCTGATTCTAAGTTTGTTTTTTAAATCAAAATTTATCAGTAAAACCCACTTATTATTTTTCTTATTTACAACTCTTTTCCCTATTTGCTTTGTTATTTATACAAAACAAACCATCTATAATGGATGGAGACACATCACCTTCTTTTACCCTTCATTTGTTATTCTCGCTGGGCTTGCTATTAGCAGTGTTGTATTTCCTTTTCGAAAGAGTGTCGCTCAATGGTTAGCTGTCCTTATTTTTGGAGGACTAATCTTAAAAACGCTAATTTGGCAATTGACTTACCCCAGTTATCAATATGCTTATTATAACGAGTTGGCAGGAGGATTCCATGAAGCCTATGATGAATTTGATAATGATTATCAACAGTTGGCTGTTACCAAAGGAGTGTATTGGTTGCTCGAAAACGAGCCCATTTTTAAGGACAAAAACAGAACGAAAAAAATTAAAATTGCAAGTAATAATGCCCATGCACTAAATATGTATTTTGATGCAAAAGCATTAAATGTAGAATTCGTTAAAACAGGTATAAAAAGTTGGAAAAGTACCGAATGGGATTACTCTGTAATGTCAACGATTTTTTTACCTCGTAAAATTAGAGACCTTGTTTTTCCTCCCAAAGATTTACTCTATGCAGAGGAAATAGAGGGACGTGGAATAGCTTATGTAGTAAAACAAACCGATCGCACCTTTTATAAGGGGCTTATGGCTATGCAAGCAAAAAAGTATGACGAAGCTTATCAATTGTTCTTAGACGCTTATGCTAAGGACCCCTCTAATTTTAATATTTGGCTGAGTTTGGCTCATATTTATTCCATTTCCAAAAAAGGAGATGAAACCATTCAGTACGCCAAGCCATATTTAGAGTTATATCCTGCTGATTGGATTGCCAACCAATTGTTAGGTTTGGGTTATTTGCACAAAAAGGATTTCACAAACAGTGAAAAGTTTTTAGTACGAGCGATTCGAATCAACCCCAAACAAAAATCAGCTTATTATAACTTGATCCATTTGTATGAAATATCGGGTCAACAAGCTCAAGCTCAAAAAATTCGACAACAATTAGCCGCCTTAAAATAGGAATAATGCCTAAATGTAGGCTTTAATTATTCCAAATCTTCTATAGAATCCAACAGCAGCTGTTCTAAAGCTGCTGTTGTTTTTGCTGAAGGAGCTTGCCACATTCCTCGCTGAATAGCTTCTAACATTCGTTCAGACATATCTCGAATTGCCCATTTATTATGCGTTCGGATAAAATTCTGATTGTTTTCATCCAATAAATAAGCCTGAGTCATTCCTTCGTACATAAAATCATCAATAAGTTCCGTTGTAGCATCGTAAGCAAATAAGTAGTCCATGGTTGCAGCCATTTCAAAAGCCCCTTTGTAACCATGATCCTGCATTCCCTTGATCCATTTTGGGTTAATAACCCTTGAACGATAGACCTTAAGTAATTCCTGTTTTAAGGATTTAATTCTAGGGTTTTCAGGTCTGGAATGATCTCCAAAATAAAGCGTACTAGGGCTTCCTTTTTCTTGCTCAACGGCTACAGCCATTCCCCCTTGAAATTGGTAATAATCGTCTGAATCCAAAATATCATGTTCTCGATTATCTTGGTTTTGAACGACAATATCAATAGAAGAAAGCCTAGATTTGAAAACCTCATGCGCAGAGTGCCCTTCATTTTTATTTCCAAAATAAGCATAACCGCTCCAATTCATATACACTTCTGCCAAATCCGCTTTGGTCCGCCAATTTTTTTCGTCAATCACTCCCTGCAAACCAGCACCATAAGCGCCAGGTTTAGAGCCAAAAACCCTGTATAAGGCTCGTTCTTTTGCTTTTTCCGCTCCAATTCCTTTTTTTAACCACTCTTTTTTCTCTTTTTGGTAACGTGCCTTGATGGGGTTAAATTCATCCGATTCATCGAGTTCAGCGACCCGTTCTACCACCGCATTAAACAAAGAAATAACAT from Aureispira anguillae encodes:
- a CDS encoding T9SS type A sorting domain-containing protein, with the translated sequence MKHRLAFIFVFVTNLSILSLGQTYETIFGQSSTQWNISFCQLDQARVIERVAFEDTTMFGSNYKKVGTKQGNTIYHNVSPSEAAHGFLREDTTLGKIWFRGAKGDVVVWDTVEYLVADMSLTLGDSFVVNLHPFGVGDTTAIVDSIYYQSGLKHIRLNYVPFFVWGGNKLTFIEGIGTNYGFAYMHLGTIPNLCLCLQNYSKDSNLVYIHNSCPITNSSTKIKDQPNLEVAVYPHPITQQSVLQFDNHSHSEVALLLYNSTGQVINQYHTTGNSFTLSSKMHKGLCFYQLRINTLKVAEGKLLFLD
- a CDS encoding phospholipid carrier-dependent glycosyltransferase, with the protein product MSKNNPLTQSETSSSHSNLPKFVFGILLILASIFILSSSLGIGLPSDEPIDHAYGKTCLNYYKSFGQDTSFVDLKVYGQPYKNQKYYGAIFEATAAAVTASCSPATQYHIRHFLVAICGILIILFTGLTAKELSGWKAAAVTTLLMMASPTIVGQMLFNSKDIPFALGFAITCYYTVRFARNYPQFKRGDAIGLGLGIAIAVGTRVGGFLLATYPFIFFGLKLIFEKEFRTVFFSHERSQQIKLILLPAAVIILGCLLGLLFYPNFWMHPVSHVSDALNVAVKFPVSITLFFEGDMVRSTNLPPNYLLKSLQISLPLFTLLSIPLILSLFFKSKFISKTHLLFFLFTTLFPICFVIYTKQTIYNGWRHITFFYPSFVILAGLAISSVVFPFRKSVAQWLAVLIFGGLILKTLIWQLTYPSYQYAYYNELAGGFHEAYDEFDNDYQQLAVTKGVYWLLENEPIFKDKNRTKKIKIASNNAHALNMYFDAKALNVEFVKTGIKSWKSTEWDYSVMSTIFLPRKIRDLVFPPKDLLYAEEIEGRGIAYVVKQTDRTFYKGLMAMQAKKYDEAYQLFLDAYAKDPSNFNIWLSLAHIYSISKKGDETIQYAKPYLELYPADWIANQLLGLGYLHKKDFTNSEKFLVRAIRINPKQKSAYYNLIHLYEISGQQAQAQKIRQQLAALK
- the cobC gene encoding alpha-ribazole phosphatase, with protein sequence MQIYVSRHTKVNIQTGICYGQTEIQLLDSFQMEADLLQKKIPLDLDAVITSPLSRCHLLAKRFCHQPLIEDALLEMNFGDWELQAWDRIDPEQLQTWMDDFVHNSPPNGESMQQLYERVANFMDRLRATSYQKVLLVTHAGVIRCIWAYLLAIPLKNTFKITVDYNRVLVFNLGEHPDYDSIKTM